One Serratia liquefaciens genomic window, AAAAAAAGAAAAGGCCAGCATGGCATAAAAAGAGATCCGACCGGTGAGCTCAACCGTTTTTGAAAAAATCATTACTATCAACCTTTTCAAAAATACCGGTATCTATTGCACTGCTTAATGAAAAGTTTCTAATCACCATTTTTCTCATTTTCATTCTTTCTCCGGCATGGCTAAAGGCCGGAATAATCAGGTCGTCGACCTTCTCCGGCAAAAATGTCGGCAGTTTATTTTCGGGAGTTTCATAAAAGCGCGGCAAATGGAAATTATTCATATCCAGACCGGCAATAAAGAGCTGTTTAAATCCCAGAAAGGCAATGATCTGAAAAGCCCAATACACTACCGTGCCGGCATCAAAAACCCCGTGCCGAATATCGTGGCTGAAAGCGATGGTTTTATTGCCAGGCGAGAAAAAAACGCTGCGATCTTTGTGATAATGATCCCACAATGCCGAGAGAGGAATTTGGGGACTGTAAATTTTGCAGGTTGCGTCCTCGACCACTGAAAACCGGCATTTCACGCCCGCCAGAGTGAAGTAATCGATGATTTTCGCCACGCCGTGAACCGTAGTGAAAAGGATTAAATCCGGTGCCTGAATAATGCTTTCTATAATATCCGGCCGCCGATCGATAAACCCCATATCGACAATCACATAAAACCGAAAGTTGACCTTCTGGCTCAGGCTAAAAGCCCCATTGACCCCTATCGCCGGCATCTCAGGCAGTTCACTAAAGCGAACGGAGTTCACCGACGGTCCCGTCGCGGTCAACAATATCGGCCCCTTGCAGCTGTCTTTAAGCGCTGACAACGTCACTATAGGAACAGTCTGCTTTTTATAATGTAATTCGGCAATCTCACCGCTGTCTGCACGTTCGATTTTTACGTAAGGCCAGAGATTTTCATTGTGTCGATAAGGCCGTGAATGAGAATAGCGATACACCTGCTTAAGAAAACTGCCCATCGTATCCCTGCCCTGTAAAAATGTATTTGCGCCGAACAGAACTGTCCTGACCGCATTAGATTTATTGTAGGGCTGAGTATCTGAGCATTAATGAACATGGGCAATTATTGCATTTTGAATTCTTCGTAATGTTAACGAAAAGAGGTGTGTGGATTTGTTAACCGAGTTAAAAACCTGTAGGGAACGGTAATAATTATTTTAAAGTATGATTAAAGTTCGCCTTGCGACTTGCTTCAAGACTTTGTAACGATCGCCATGAGCAGGCCCTGAGATATGAGTTGGTAAAGAGCGTTTATTGAGGAATATAGAGGTCGTCAACGTCGCAATGAACTTTAACATCCCTAAAATATGACTGTAGTTGAGATACCGACATAGCGCTCCTTGACTCAAAAAGCGCCTTTTCTGCGGCATCGTTGCTTATTCTTTTGAGTACACCTCTCATCACGTGTTCTATCCTGCAAGGTGCTGAAGGATGGGTATTCTGTTTGCTCACGCCATTTCTTTGAAGACGCTCCGCCCAGTCGAACCGGAAAAAAACGGTAATAATAGTAATATCAACGTTGTGATTAGATTTCTCAACAAGGTTGATGGCGTACTCATCAGCATCATATTCATCCTTACGGGACTCCTCCGCTGTTTTCTCATTATACCTTCGGTGCCCAAGAACGATATGCCCTATTTCGTGAGCAAGCGGAAACGCCATAGCATCTAGCATGATTTTATCAAGAGTATTTCGGTAGTTCACTTCATCCTCCTTATTTTTACAGCAAGGAGGTGTTAATTTTGCCCAGAACCAAAACTCCTCTATCGGAATTTCCTTTTTCATTTCAAGTGATTTCTTTGTTCTTGATTCTAAATATTGCAAGTAGTTCTGGTACAGAGTCATATCAATCTTTTCATCATAAACCTGCATTAATGCCTTAGCCTGCAGCATTATTTCAAAAATAAATGCCAACGGAAATAATATCTTCTTATTTTTGACATCGGAAAGGACGTTAAAATCAGCATATGCCGCCACTTTAACCGCTCTGTCCTGGTACAATTCAGGTTCTAAGTTAAATACTTCACTATGATAATCATTCATTAATCTCTGTAATGTTCTCTGCCCTGCATCTTGAGTTTCTTGCAAAAGTTCATCCTGTGATTTTTGTTGTTCCATTGCAGCTGACGTGCTTATCACATTCAGGATAAATATAATAAAAAATAAAGAAAAATTTAATGTTTTCATTTATTTTTCAATCCATTCTCATGAGTAAAAATCAACTCGCGTTGAAAATCCACATCAGAAACACCTTGTTGCTCCGCTTTAATAAAATCGTTGAATTGTTTATCCGTTCCGAAAGTTAAAAAATCCTCTATAGCTTTATTATACTGTTTCGGCTCGGGAGGTGCGGGAATAGGGTCAATGCCGACAAAAGCCTGATCGCCAGCGAACCTCACAGCTTTACGATAAGCTATTGCCACAACAGAACAGACCTTATTGTGATTTGTAGATATTATCTTGTTCTGAAGATCAATATCACACTGTTCTCTTCTTATATTTGCAGCATTCATTAACTTTAGGAATTTAACGTTATCACACTCAGACTTCCCATAGAGATCACCGCCCTCTCTACATCGACGATATTCGCAATTACCTTCCAAACTTTTTTCACATTTCCCATAACAACCATCATGCTCGTTGCATGCTTGGGTAAAGTCGCACACAGCAAAAATTTTATCGGGAACAAAAGGAGCATTCCAAC contains:
- a CDS encoding sugar glycosyltransferase is translated as MGSFLKQVYRYSHSRPYRHNENLWPYVKIERADSGEIAELHYKKQTVPIVTLSALKDSCKGPILLTATGPSVNSVRFSELPEMPAIGVNGAFSLSQKVNFRFYVIVDMGFIDRRPDIIESIIQAPDLILFTTVHGVAKIIDYFTLAGVKCRFSVVEDATCKIYSPQIPLSALWDHYHKDRSVFFSPGNKTIAFSHDIRHGVFDAGTVVYWAFQIIAFLGFKQLFIAGLDMNNFHLPRFYETPENKLPTFLPEKVDDLIIPAFSHAGERMKMRKMVIRNFSLSSAIDTGIFEKVDSNDFFKNG
- a CDS encoding phage exclusion protein Lit family protein, translating into MKTLNFSLFFIIFILNVISTSAAMEQQKSQDELLQETQDAGQRTLQRLMNDYHSEVFNLEPELYQDRAVKVAAYADFNVLSDVKNKKILFPLAFIFEIMLQAKALMQVYDEKIDMTLYQNYLQYLESRTKKSLEMKKEIPIEEFWFWAKLTPPCCKNKEDEVNYRNTLDKIMLDAMAFPLAHEIGHIVLGHRRYNEKTAEESRKDEYDADEYAINLVEKSNHNVDITIITVFFRFDWAERLQRNGVSKQNTHPSAPCRIEHVMRGVLKRISNDAAEKALFESRSAMSVSQLQSYFRDVKVHCDVDDLYIPQ